In the genome of Triticum urartu cultivar G1812 chromosome 5, Tu2.1, whole genome shotgun sequence, one region contains:
- the LOC125508776 gene encoding 60S ribosomal protein L15-2 translates to MGAYKFVSELWRRKQSDVMRFVQRVRCWEYRQQPAIVRITRPTRPDRARRLGFKAKQGYVVYRIRVRRGGRKRPVPKGIVYGKPKHQGITQLKFQRNKRSVAEERAGRRLGGLRVLNSYWVNEDSTYKYFEVILVDVAHSAVRNDPRINWLCKPVHKHRELRGLTSAGKKFRGLRGKGHRHHKNRPSRRATWKRNQTVSLRRYR, encoded by the exons ATGG GCGCGTACAAGTTCGTGTCGGAGCTATGGAGGAGGAAGCAGTCGGACGTGATGAGGTTCGTGCAGCGCGTGCGTTGCTGGGAGTACAGGCAGCAGCCGGCCATCGTGCGCATCACCAGGCCCACCCGCCCCGACAGGGCTCGCCGTCTCGGCTTCAAGGCCAAGCAG GGGTATGTGGTCTACCGTATCCGTGTCAGGCGTGGTGGCAGGAAGAGGCCAGTGCCCAAGGGTATTGTCTATGGTAAGCCCAAGCACCAGGGTATTACCCAGCTCAAGTTCCAGAGGAACAAGAGGTCTGTTGCTGAAGAAAGAGCTGGGCGCAGGCTGGGTGGTCTTCGTGTGCTCAACTCCTACTGGGTGAATGAG GACTCTACCTACAAGTACTTTGAGGTCATCCTTGTTGATGTTGCTCACAGTGCTGTCCGCAATGACCCAAGGATCAACTGGCTCTGCAAGCCCGTGCACAAGCACCGTGAGCTTCGTGGCCTAACGTCGGCCGGAAAGAAGTTCCGTGGTCTGCGTGGCAAGGGCCACCGCCACCACAAGAACAGGCCCTCAAGGAGAGCCACCTGGAAGCGCAACCAGACCGTCTCCCTCCGCCGCTACCGTTAA
- the LOC125508781 gene encoding uncharacterized protein LOC125508781: MSPPAVLVSNGAVSPHAPPSAAAFLESTPGAYTTARASSTGLILWWPRHLLRLADSARLLAQSRPHLLGLPAPPPGTLSTAPIEPLVNQSVRVGVHEMRSRMLALGECCSGEDMALTALVRAGGAAEGLEVCVHLGAYVPPVFGDAGARLAVAGSGREAAAAKYAPWARMRKSMEKMRPPGATELLLTNDGDRLLEGSVTNFFVVCRKEERQSNEPLSVQTMANKFEVQTAPLSDGVLPGIMRQIVIEECHDLGIPVREVSPSWSKRELWEEAFVTSSLRLIQHVETVQAPLLWEDIETKTWSDVSWAVKQFQGAGHITTQIQRKISGRAITEEYDINYFL, encoded by the exons ATGTCGCCGCCGGCCGTCCTGGTTTCCAACGGCGCCGTCTCCCCGCACGCTCCTCCTTCCGCGGCTGCTTTCCTCGAGTCCACTCCGGGAGCCTACACTACCGCGCGCGCATCCTCCACCGGCCTCATCCTCTGGTGGCCACGCCACCTCCTCCGCCTCGCCGACTCCGCGCGCCTTCTCGCCCAATCCCGCCCCCACCTCCTCGGCCTCCCTGCCCCGCCGCCGGGTACTCTCTCCACAGCGCCCATCGAGCCTCTCGTTAACCAATCCGTGCGGGTCGGCGTCCACGAGATGCGGAGCCGGATGCTGGCGCTTGGGGAGTGCTGCTCGGGGGAAGATATGGCGCTCACGGCGTTGGTTCGAGCTGGTGGGGCGGCGGAGGGTTTGGAGGTTTGCGTCCACTTGGGTGCGTACGTGCCTCCGGTCTTCGGGGACGCCGGGGCGAGGCTTGCAGTGGCCGGGAGCGGaagggaggccgccgccgccaagtaCGCTCCTTGGGCCAGGATGAGGAAGAGTATGGAGAAGATGAGGCCTCCTGGAGCCACGGAGCTCTTGCTGACCAACGATGGGGATCGTCTTCTTGAAGGCAGTGTTACAAACTTCTTCGTCGTCTGCCGGAAG GAGGAACGTCAGTCAAATGAACCCTTGTCTGTTCAAACAATGGCAAATAAGTTTGAAGTACAAACAGCTCCACTAAGCGATGGAGTTCTCCCTGGAATTATGCGCCAGATAGTCATTGA GGAATGCCATGATCTTGGGATCCCAGTACGTGAGGTCTCACCATCATGGTCCAAGCGTGAACTTTGGGAAGAAGCCTTTGTTACAA GTAGCTTAAGGCTTATCCAGCATGTGGAGACAGTTCAGGCACCTTTACTATGGGAGGACATAGAAACAAAAACCTGGAGTGATGTATCTTGGGCAGTGAAGCAATTTCAG GGCGCTGGACACATCACCACACAGATACAG aggaaaatatcagggagaGCAATAACTGAGGAATATGACATAAACTATTTCTTGTGA
- the LOC125508780 gene encoding carbamoyl-phosphate synthase small chain, chloroplastic-like, with protein sequence MLPQMRPLPSRPAIHAVHRRTSPAPPSIGGLGQHGRVALVRTTKAVVCRSVASPAANQGAPAVERPWKLSDARLVLEDGSVWNAKSFGASGTQVGEVVFNTSLTGYQEILTDPSYAGQFVLMTNPHIGNTGVNSGDEESIKCFLGGLIIRNLSICTSNWRCTETLDEYLRKRNIMGIYDVDTRAITRRLREDGSLIGVLSTDQSLKDEELLEMAKNWKIVGVDLISDVTCDAPYEWVDKTGSGWEFNDNQSSETFHVVVYDFGVKHNILRRLASYGCKITVVPASWPASDVLNLKPDGVLFSNGPGDPAAVPYAVKTVQEIVGKVPVFGICMGHQLIGQALGGKTFKMKFGHHGGNHPVRDNRTGRVDISAQNHNYAVDPKSLPEGVQVTHINLNDQSCAGLVFPKMKLMSLQYHPESSPGPHDSDLAFGEFVELMKNNRL encoded by the exons ATGCTCCCCCAGATGCGCCCCCTCCCTTCCCGCCCAGCCATCCACGCCGTCCACCGGCGCACCTCCCCCGCGCCGCCCTCTATCGGCGGACTTGGGCAGCATGGCCGAGTGGCCCTCGTGAGGACGACCAAGGCCGTGGTATGCCGCTCCGTCGCCAGCCCGGCAGCGAATCAGGGGGCGCCAGCGGTGGAGAGGCCTTGGAAGCTTAGCGACGCTCGCCTCGTTCTCGAGGACGGCTCCGTGTGGAATGCTAAATCCTTCGGTGCTTCCGGGACTCAAGTAGGCGAGGTGGTTTTCAATACCTCATTGACAGG GTACCAGGAGATTTTGACTGATCCTAGCTACGCCGGTCAGTTTGTTTTGATGACCAACCCTCATATTGGGAACACCGGCGTTAACTCTG GTGACGAAGAATCCATAAAATGCTTCCTTGGTGGCTTAATCATAAGGAACCTAAGTATATG TACTTCCAACTGGAGGTGCACAGAAACACTTGATGAATATTTGAGAAAGAGGAACATTATGGGCATAT ATGATGTGGACACACGTGCAATAACACGCAGGTTAAGAGAAGATGGCAGTCTCATTGGTGTTCTAAGTACCGACCAGTCTCTCAAAGACGAGGAATTGTTGGAAATGGCCAAAAATTGGAAAATTGTTG GTGTTGATTTGATAAGTGATGTTACATGTGATGCTCCATATGAATGGGTAGACAAGACCGGTTCAGGATGGGAGTTCAACGACAATCAGTCAAGTGAAACTTTTCAT GTCGTTGTGTATGATTTTGGAGTGAAGCATAACATTTTGAGACGCCTGGCATCATATGGATGCAAAATAACTGTTGTTCCAGCAAGCTGGCCTGCTTCGGATGTACTTAATTTGAAGCCTGATGGTGTTCTTTTTAGTAATGGCCCTGGTGACCCAGCTGCAGTTCCATATGCCGTGAAAACAGTACAAGAAATAGTAGGGAAGGTTCCAGTATTTGGTATCTGCATGGGCCATCAATTGATCGGGCAGGCTCTTGGTGGAAAGACGTTTAAAATGAAATTTGGTCATCACGGAGGAAACCATCCAGTTCGTGACAACAGGACCGGACGTGTAGACATCAGTGCACAG AACCATAACTATGCTGTGGACCCTAAATCGCTCCCGGAAGGAGTACAAGTAACACACATCAACCTAAATGACCAGAGCTGTGCTGGTCTTGTGTTCCCCAAGATGAAGCTTATGTCTCTCCAGTACCATCCGGAGTCCTCCCCAGGGCCCCATGACTCAGACTTGG catttggtgaatttgtggaGCTGATGAAGAACAACAGATTGTGA